One genomic window of Gracilinema caldarium DSM 7334 includes the following:
- the rplD gene encoding 50S ribosomal protein L4 has product MNRTVYSIDGKELRTIELDDAVFGLPVNEEVIWYAVNNELANRRLGTASTKDRAEVHGSNTKPYKQKGTGRARRGDKKSPLMVGGGIVFGPKPRDFSYAMPKKAKRLALKSILSLKAQSDILKVVEDFTVESGKTRDLVKILKNFSDQERTVVILKDNDSKVKQAGRNIPWLTFLSYDNLTAHDLFYGRRVIMMEGAAKNLSAFYGAGAGGAE; this is encoded by the coding sequence ATGAATCGGACAGTCTATTCCATCGACGGTAAAGAACTTCGAACTATCGAACTGGATGATGCCGTATTTGGCCTCCCGGTAAATGAAGAAGTAATCTGGTATGCCGTTAATAATGAATTAGCCAACAGGCGTCTCGGAACGGCTTCTACCAAGGATCGCGCTGAGGTGCATGGTTCTAATACCAAGCCCTATAAGCAGAAAGGTACTGGTAGGGCTCGCCGGGGTGATAAAAAATCACCGCTGATGGTTGGTGGTGGTATTGTGTTTGGTCCAAAACCAAGGGATTTTTCCTATGCAATGCCTAAAAAGGCTAAGCGGCTTGCTCTTAAGAGCATCCTTAGTCTGAAAGCTCAGAGTGATATTCTAAAGGTTGTTGAAGATTTTACTGTAGAAAGCGGTAAAACAAGGGATCTGGTTAAGATCCTTAAAAACTTTAGTGATCAAGAACGAACCGTTGTTATTCTTAAGGATAATGACTCTAAGGTTAAACAGGCTGGTCGGAATATCCCGTGGCTCACGTTCCTTTCCTATGATAATCTTACCGCCCATGATTTGTTCTATGGACGGCGGGTTATTATGATGGAGGGTGCTGCAAAGAACCTGAGCGCGTTTTATGGCGCAGGTGCGGGGGGAGCAGAATGA
- the rpsJ gene encoding 30S ribosomal protein S10: MTKERIRVRLRGFDVELIDQSAKSIVQTVQKAGAKVSGPIPLPTRINKITVLRSPHVNKKSREQFEMRTHKRLIDIINPSAEVMDSLMKLELPAGVDVEIKQ; the protein is encoded by the coding sequence ATGACTAAGGAACGAATTCGCGTGCGTTTGCGCGGTTTCGATGTGGAATTGATCGATCAGAGCGCTAAATCAATTGTTCAGACGGTTCAGAAGGCGGGAGCAAAGGTTTCTGGTCCTATTCCGCTGCCGACCCGGATAAACAAAATTACTGTTCTGAGATCTCCCCATGTTAATAAGAAATCTCGGGAACAATTTGAAATGAGGACTCACAAGCGCCTCATCGATATTATCAATCCATCTGCAGAAGTGATGGATTCTTTAATGAAGCTCGAACTTCCCGCTGGCGTGGATGTTGAGATAAAGCAATAG
- the rplV gene encoding 50S ribosomal protein L22 codes for MEEKKGYKAVTKYLIASPFKVRPVADLVRRRPYPEAMSILEHMPHKGARLIRKTVKSAASNALNQNKQLDEDMLYVKEIRIDEGPRLKRVWFRARGRADMLLKRMCHITVVIDEIAKTGE; via the coding sequence ATGGAAGAAAAGAAGGGTTACAAAGCGGTAACCAAGTACCTTATTGCATCTCCGTTTAAGGTTCGCCCTGTGGCCGATCTGGTACGGAGACGGCCTTATCCAGAAGCCATGTCAATTCTGGAACATATGCCCCATAAGGGTGCTCGGTTAATCCGGAAAACCGTTAAATCTGCTGCATCCAACGCCTTAAATCAAAATAAGCAGTTGGATGAAGATATGCTGTATGTCAAGGAAATCAGGATTGATGAAGGTCCCCGTCTTAAACGGGTTTGGTTCCGTGCACGGGGCCGGGCAGATATGCTGCTGAAGCGTATGTGTCACATCACTGTGGTTATTGACGAAATCGCTAAGACGGGGGAATAA
- the rplB gene encoding 50S ribosomal protein L2 has product MGIRTFKPVTAGMRHRISLDYSEITTNKPEKSLTSGRAEKAGRGAKGRISVWHKGGGHKRRYREIDFKRDKIGVPGKVATIEYDPNRSANIALVNYVDGEKRYIIAPKGLTVGTQVMSGPDAAPEVGNALPLENIPLGFTIHNIELSLGRGGQLVRSAGAGAMVAAKEGDYVTVRLPSGEMRMVFKKCYATIGEVGNEDHMNVQLGKAGRKRWMGVRPTVRGMAMNPIDHPHGGGEGRNKGCNPVTPWGQPTRGYKTRNKHKPSSRFIVSRRKK; this is encoded by the coding sequence ATGGGTATTAGAACATTTAAGCCGGTAACTGCGGGTATGCGGCATCGGATTAGCCTGGATTACTCGGAGATTACAACAAACAAACCCGAAAAATCCCTGACCAGCGGTCGTGCTGAAAAGGCAGGCCGCGGTGCAAAGGGACGGATCAGTGTCTGGCATAAGGGTGGCGGGCATAAGCGGCGCTATCGGGAAATTGATTTTAAGCGTGATAAAATTGGTGTTCCCGGTAAGGTTGCTACTATCGAATATGATCCAAACCGCAGTGCAAATATCGCCCTTGTCAATTATGTAGATGGTGAGAAACGCTATATTATAGCTCCGAAAGGATTAACCGTTGGTACTCAAGTTATGAGTGGTCCTGACGCTGCTCCTGAAGTTGGAAATGCGTTGCCCCTGGAAAATATTCCACTTGGGTTTACCATTCACAATATTGAGCTTTCTCTCGGTCGTGGTGGACAGTTGGTCCGTTCGGCTGGTGCTGGCGCTATGGTCGCTGCAAAAGAAGGCGATTATGTAACCGTACGGCTGCCTTCTGGTGAAATGCGAATGGTCTTTAAGAAATGCTACGCCACTATCGGTGAAGTAGGAAACGAAGACCATATGAACGTTCAGCTTGGTAAGGCTGGACGGAAACGCTGGATGGGCGTTCGGCCTACTGTTCGTGGTATGGCGATGAACCCGATTGATCACCCCCATGGTGGTGGTGAAGGTCGTAATAAGGGTTGTAATCCTGTTACTCCCTGGGGTCAGCCTACTCGTGGTTATAAGACCAGGAATAAGCACAAGCCTTCTTCCCGGTTTATTGTCAGCCGCAGAAAGAAATAG
- the rpsL gene encoding 30S ribosomal protein S12, whose product MPTINQLVRFGRQKVSVKTKSPALQACPQKRGVCTRVMTVTPKKPNSALRKVARVRLSHGTEVTAYIPGIGHNLQEHSVVLVRGGRVKDLPGVRYHIIRGAKDTLGVADRKRGRSKYGAKRPKA is encoded by the coding sequence ATGCCTACGATTAATCAGTTGGTTCGGTTTGGAAGGCAGAAGGTGTCAGTTAAGACCAAATCTCCTGCTCTTCAGGCTTGTCCTCAGAAACGCGGGGTTTGTACCCGTGTAATGACTGTTACCCCCAAGAAGCCTAATTCGGCTTTACGTAAGGTAGCCCGTGTGCGTCTTTCCCATGGTACCGAAGTAACCGCTTATATTCCTGGTATTGGTCATAACCTGCAGGAACACTCGGTTGTTCTGGTTCGTGGTGGACGTGTTAAGGACCTTCCTGGTGTTCGCTATCATATCATTCGTGGTGCCAAGGATACTCTTGGTGTAGCTGACCGTAAGCGTGGCCGTTCCAAGTACGGCGCTAAGCGGCCGAAGGCTTAA
- the rpoC gene encoding DNA-directed RNA polymerase subunit beta', protein MRDIQDFDSIMIKLASPDMIRAWSYGEVKKPETINYRTLRPEKDGLFCERIFGTTKEWECYCGKFKSIRYKGVICDRCGVEVTHFKVRRERMGHIELAAPVSHIWYYRSVPSRMGLLLDIPMAALRSILYYEKYIVIEPGDTDLKKMQLLTEEEYYEAQERYGGAFTAGMGAEAIKILLEGINLDQLATELRAKMIEKGAKSDKRLLKRIEIVENFRNSSNKPEWMILEAIPVIPPELRPMVQLDGGRFATSDLNDLYRRVINRNNRLKRLMALNAPEIIIRNEKRMLQEAVDALFDNSKKKRVVKGASNRPLKSISDMLKGKQGRFRQNLLGKRVDYSGRSVITVGPDLKMWQCGLPTKMALELFKPFIMKKLVDKDVVYNIKKAKMLVEQETPEVFAILDEVVKEHPVMLNRAPTLHRLGIQAFEPVLVEGKAIKLHPLVCHAFNADFDGDQMAVHVPLTHAAQMECWTLMLSARNLLNPANGKTIVFPSQDMVLGINFLTKVKHNAKGQGRRYSSSEEVLMAVESKALEWEALIKVRPSKTPVWSKTGVEVELGKDGFIETTAGRIVFNEELPAEVPFINYELRDKELKALIEYVLKYKGPWITVKMLDAIKATGYKYATVFGATIGVDDIVVPKEKAEMIEKANKEVESIQKQYRQGHITQEERYNRVVEVWSKTNEDLTNIMMKTLEADRDGFNSVYMMANSGARGSRNQIRQLAGMRGLMAKPSGDIIELPIRSNFKEGLSVIEFFISTNGARKGLADTALKTADAGYLTRRLVDIAQDVVVNEDDCGTINGLDQTAIKDGEDILESLKDRIIGRYTLERVKHPITGEIIVDVNEEITEEIADAIEEAGVEKVRVRTVLTCEAKHGVCRKCYGRNLATNRPVDIGEAVGIIAAQSIGQPGTQLTMRTFHIGGAATKVSEENRIALKYPVYIRDITGAHVEMADGHWLFTRKGFVFINKVMKQYTLEAGDEVLVEDGKRVIKGESLIRRNGKDILSTEIAYAMLIDGQLCLIGPDQKLEVRNGSDLVVRKGQLVPADHTIATFDPFADPIIAEVSGYVRYEDIIPGTTLKEEVDEETGNIEKRISDFQLETKQPRIFITDEAGNEVGSYYLPGGAYLLVDEGEHITAGRTIAKTLKESAKAMDITGGLPRVSELFEARKPKSPSVLAQVSGTVQFKGIVKGKRIIIVRDAFGKEYKHLVPMAKRLLVRDGDTVEAGEPLCVGAPNPHDILHILGENALQRYLMDEIQSVYRLQGVSINDKHIGVIIRQMMRKVEIVSVGDTKFIYGQMVDKYRFHEENRRVMEEGGQPAVARPVFQGITRASLNIDSFLSAASFQETTRVLTNAAIAGSTDYLRGLKENIIIGHPIPAGTGMKRYRAVKLFDENQQDLDKYMNEILEQRKLEKVVEPIEEDYDSDEVDE, encoded by the coding sequence ATGCGGGATATTCAAGATTTTGATTCAATTATGATTAAACTGGCCTCACCCGACATGATTCGGGCCTGGTCCTATGGTGAAGTTAAGAAGCCGGAAACAATCAATTACCGGACGCTTCGTCCCGAAAAAGACGGTTTATTTTGTGAACGAATTTTCGGTACCACGAAAGAGTGGGAATGTTACTGCGGAAAGTTTAAGTCTATCCGGTATAAGGGCGTTATCTGTGACCGCTGTGGTGTAGAAGTCACCCACTTTAAGGTCCGCCGCGAACGGATGGGTCATATTGAACTGGCCGCCCCGGTTTCTCACATTTGGTATTATCGCTCAGTACCAAGTCGAATGGGTCTTCTCCTTGACATCCCCATGGCGGCTCTCAGATCTATTCTGTATTATGAGAAGTATATCGTTATAGAGCCGGGAGATACGGATCTGAAAAAGATGCAGCTTCTCACCGAAGAGGAGTACTATGAAGCCCAAGAACGTTACGGTGGAGCTTTCACTGCCGGTATGGGCGCAGAAGCAATCAAAATCCTCCTCGAAGGTATTAACTTAGATCAGCTTGCTACAGAATTACGTGCAAAAATGATTGAAAAAGGTGCCAAGAGCGACAAACGGCTTCTGAAACGCATCGAAATCGTGGAAAATTTCCGTAATTCCAGCAATAAACCCGAATGGATGATCCTCGAAGCCATTCCTGTTATCCCGCCAGAACTGCGGCCTATGGTTCAGCTCGACGGGGGCCGCTTTGCCACCAGTGATTTAAACGATCTCTATCGCCGGGTTATCAACCGAAATAACCGGCTCAAACGGCTTATGGCTCTCAATGCTCCTGAGATAATTATCCGCAATGAAAAACGAATGCTTCAGGAAGCGGTGGATGCCCTTTTTGATAACTCGAAGAAAAAGCGGGTGGTGAAGGGAGCTTCTAACCGACCGTTAAAATCCATCAGCGATATGCTCAAGGGGAAACAGGGCCGGTTCCGGCAAAATCTGCTGGGTAAACGGGTTGACTATTCGGGCCGTTCGGTAATCACCGTTGGTCCTGATCTTAAGATGTGGCAGTGTGGTCTGCCCACCAAAATGGCTCTGGAACTCTTTAAGCCCTTCATTATGAAGAAACTGGTCGACAAGGATGTGGTCTACAATATCAAGAAGGCTAAGATGCTCGTGGAACAGGAAACCCCCGAAGTCTTTGCTATTCTTGATGAAGTCGTAAAAGAACATCCTGTTATGTTGAACCGGGCACCTACCTTGCACCGGCTCGGTATTCAGGCTTTTGAACCGGTTCTTGTAGAAGGAAAGGCAATAAAACTGCATCCCCTGGTCTGTCATGCCTTTAACGCTGACTTTGACGGTGACCAGATGGCGGTTCACGTCCCGCTGACCCATGCGGCACAGATGGAATGCTGGACCCTCATGCTATCAGCCCGAAACCTTTTGAACCCTGCTAACGGTAAAACTATTGTGTTCCCCTCTCAGGACATGGTTCTGGGTATCAACTTCCTGACGAAGGTGAAACATAACGCAAAAGGTCAGGGGCGCCGCTATTCAAGCTCAGAAGAAGTGCTCATGGCGGTTGAGAGCAAAGCCCTTGAGTGGGAAGCCCTCATCAAAGTACGGCCTTCAAAAACACCGGTTTGGTCAAAAACAGGGGTAGAGGTTGAGCTTGGAAAGGATGGGTTCATTGAAACCACCGCAGGCCGGATTGTCTTTAACGAAGAGTTGCCCGCCGAGGTCCCCTTCATCAATTATGAATTACGGGATAAGGAATTAAAAGCTCTTATTGAATATGTTCTTAAGTATAAAGGTCCCTGGATCACGGTAAAAATGCTCGATGCCATTAAGGCTACCGGTTACAAATATGCTACTGTCTTCGGGGCAACAATAGGTGTTGATGATATTGTGGTTCCGAAAGAAAAGGCTGAAATGATCGAGAAGGCCAACAAGGAAGTTGAGTCGATCCAGAAACAGTACCGCCAGGGTCATATCACCCAGGAAGAACGGTACAACCGGGTTGTAGAAGTCTGGTCAAAGACTAACGAAGATTTGACCAATATCATGATGAAGACCCTGGAAGCTGACCGGGATGGATTTAACTCTGTTTATATGATGGCTAACTCCGGTGCCCGCGGTAGCCGCAACCAGATTCGTCAGTTGGCGGGTATGCGCGGTCTTATGGCTAAGCCCTCGGGTGATATTATCGAATTACCAATCCGGTCCAACTTCAAAGAGGGACTTTCGGTTATCGAATTCTTCATTTCTACCAACGGTGCCCGTAAGGGTCTTGCCGATACGGCTCTTAAGACCGCAGACGCAGGTTACCTGACCCGCCGTCTGGTCGATATTGCCCAGGATGTGGTTGTTAATGAGGATGATTGCGGTACCATCAATGGTCTTGATCAGACCGCAATCAAGGACGGCGAAGATATCCTTGAATCCCTTAAGGACAGGATTATTGGCCGCTATACCCTGGAACGGGTAAAGCATCCTATTACTGGCGAAATAATCGTCGATGTAAACGAAGAAATCACCGAAGAAATTGCAGATGCAATTGAAGAAGCGGGTGTTGAAAAGGTTCGGGTCCGTACCGTGCTGACCTGTGAAGCGAAGCATGGGGTATGCCGCAAGTGCTACGGCCGAAACCTGGCAACCAACCGCCCCGTCGATATTGGTGAAGCGGTCGGTATTATTGCAGCCCAGTCTATCGGTCAGCCCGGTACCCAGCTTACCATGCGTACCTTCCATATCGGTGGTGCGGCAACTAAGGTGAGCGAAGAAAACCGAATTGCACTGAAGTACCCCGTATATATCCGTGACATTACCGGCGCCCACGTCGAAATGGCTGACGGGCACTGGCTCTTTACCAGAAAGGGTTTTGTGTTCATCAATAAAGTGATGAAACAGTACACCCTCGAAGCCGGTGATGAAGTCTTGGTAGAAGACGGAAAACGGGTTATTAAAGGCGAATCTCTTATCCGGAGAAACGGCAAGGATATACTCTCTACGGAAATTGCCTATGCCATGTTGATCGATGGTCAGCTATGTCTCATTGGTCCTGATCAGAAACTGGAAGTACGGAACGGTAGTGATTTAGTTGTACGAAAAGGTCAGCTAGTACCTGCGGACCATACAATTGCTACCTTTGACCCCTTCGCAGACCCGATTATTGCTGAAGTCTCCGGTTATGTCCGATATGAAGATATTATTCCCGGTACTACCCTGAAAGAAGAGGTTGATGAAGAGACTGGTAATATTGAAAAACGGATATCCGATTTTCAACTGGAAACAAAACAGCCCCGTATCTTTATTACTGATGAAGCCGGTAACGAAGTTGGATCCTATTACCTCCCCGGTGGAGCCTATCTTCTCGTGGACGAAGGCGAGCATATTACAGCAGGCCGTACCATTGCCAAGACCCTTAAGGAATCAGCCAAGGCAATGGATATTACCGGTGGTCTTCCCCGGGTCAGTGAACTCTTTGAAGCCCGGAAGCCCAAGTCTCCATCGGTGCTTGCTCAGGTAAGCGGAACCGTTCAATTCAAGGGTATTGTCAAGGGTAAACGTATTATTATCGTCCGGGACGCCTTCGGCAAGGAATACAAACACCTGGTTCCCATGGCAAAACGGCTCTTGGTGCGGGATGGTGATACGGTAGAAGCGGGTGAACCCCTCTGTGTTGGCGCTCCTAATCCCCATGATATACTTCACATTCTCGGTGAGAATGCTTTGCAGCGCTATCTGATGGATGAAATCCAGTCAGTGTATCGCCTGCAGGGTGTATCCATCAATGATAAGCACATCGGTGTTATCATCCGGCAGATGATGCGCAAGGTAGAAATCGTGTCCGTTGGCGATACCAAGTTTATTTATGGACAGATGGTCGATAAATACCGGTTCCATGAGGAAAATAGGCGGGTTATGGAAGAAGGTGGTCAGCCAGCAGTGGCCCGGCCTGTATTCCAAGGTATTACCCGGGCATCGCTTAATATCGATTCCTTTCTGTCTGCCGCATCGTTCCAGGAAACTACCCGGGTGCTTACCAATGCAGCGATTGCCGGTTCTACCGACTACCTCAGGGGCCTCAAGGAAAACATCATCATCGGTCATCCGATACCTGCAGGTACCGGCATGAAACGGTATCGGGCTGTCAAGCTCTTTGATGAAAATCAGCAGGACTTGGATAAATATATGAATGAAATCCTCGAACAGCGAAAACTGGAAAAGGTCGTAGAACCTATCGAAGAGGATTATGATTCCGATGAGGTTGATGAATAA
- the rpsG gene encoding 30S ribosomal protein S7: MGRKKKSIDRGVTPDPKYNSVLVSKFVNRMMWQGKRSISLRLVHGALEILQAKTEKEPLEVFTKALENVKPVVEVKSRRVGGATYQVPVEIRESRREALGMRWIINAARARSGHDMSERLAAELMDAYNNTGTAFKKKEDTHKMAEANKAFAHYRW; the protein is encoded by the coding sequence ATGGGACGCAAAAAGAAGTCAATCGATCGGGGTGTAACACCCGATCCGAAATATAATAGTGTATTGGTGTCCAAGTTTGTTAACCGGATGATGTGGCAGGGAAAGAGGTCAATATCACTTCGGTTAGTGCATGGCGCTTTGGAGATTCTTCAGGCTAAAACTGAAAAAGAACCTCTTGAGGTCTTTACCAAAGCTCTTGAAAATGTAAAGCCTGTAGTCGAAGTTAAATCCCGGCGTGTGGGTGGTGCTACCTATCAGGTCCCTGTAGAAATTCGGGAATCCCGACGGGAAGCCCTGGGTATGCGCTGGATAATTAATGCTGCCCGAGCTCGCTCCGGACATGATATGAGCGAACGGCTTGCGGCTGAATTAATGGATGCTTATAATAATACCGGCACCGCTTTCAAGAAGAAAGAAGATACACACAAAATGGCTGAAGCTAATAAGGCTTTTGCCCATTATCGCTGGTAA
- a CDS encoding 50S ribosomal protein L23: MTYEQILIEPVLSEKTNRMREEGKYVFKVDPSATKIQVKEAVRKLFNVHPISCTIMVVGGKPKRVRYKAGYTSSWKKAIVRLPKDEKIALFEGV, from the coding sequence ATGACCTACGAGCAGATTTTAATAGAACCTGTTTTATCTGAAAAAACTAATAGAATGCGAGAAGAAGGAAAATATGTTTTTAAAGTAGATCCTTCTGCCACTAAGATTCAGGTAAAAGAAGCGGTTCGAAAGCTTTTTAATGTACATCCTATTTCCTGCACCATCATGGTTGTAGGTGGAAAGCCAAAGCGGGTTCGGTATAAGGCCGGTTATACATCAAGCTGGAAGAAGGCTATCGTCCGATTACCGAAGGACGAGAAAATTGCCCTCTTCGAGGGCGTATAA
- the tuf gene encoding elongation factor Tu: protein MAKDKFNRTKPHMNVGTIGHVDHGKTTLSAAITMYCGKKYGDKVMKYDEIDNAPEEKARGITINTRHLEYQSEKRHYAHIDCPGHADYIKNMITGAAQMDGAILVVSAPDSVMPQTREHILLARQVGVPNIIVFLNKVDLVDDPELLELVEAEVREVLSQYGFPGDEIPIIKGAAFKAMSEPDNAEATKCIQELLDAMDSYFPDPVRDDAKPFLMPIEDVFTISGRGTVVTGKVERGILKLNEEVEIVGIKPTRKTVVTGIEMFNKLLDEGVAGDNIGALLRGVEKKDVERGQVLAKPGTITPHSKFKGQIYCLSKEEGGRHSPFFSGYRPQFYFRTTDITGTVKLPEGKEMVMPGDNTEIFGELIHPIAMEKGLRFAIREGGRTVASGQVIDIIE, encoded by the coding sequence ATGGCAAAGGATAAGTTCAATCGAACGAAACCTCACATGAACGTCGGAACGATTGGCCACGTCGATCACGGAAAAACCACCCTTTCAGCTGCTATTACCATGTACTGTGGTAAAAAGTATGGCGATAAGGTCATGAAGTATGATGAAATCGACAATGCGCCAGAAGAGAAGGCTCGCGGTATTACTATCAATACCCGGCACCTGGAATATCAGTCTGAGAAGCGGCACTATGCCCACATCGACTGCCCCGGACATGCTGACTATATTAAGAACATGATTACCGGTGCTGCTCAGATGGACGGTGCTATTCTCGTTGTTTCCGCTCCTGACTCGGTTATGCCCCAGACTCGTGAGCACATTCTCTTGGCTCGCCAGGTAGGTGTTCCGAATATCATCGTATTCCTGAACAAGGTTGACCTTGTAGATGATCCTGAGCTTCTTGAACTGGTCGAGGCTGAAGTTCGTGAAGTTCTCAGTCAGTACGGCTTCCCCGGTGATGAAATTCCTATCATTAAGGGTGCCGCATTTAAGGCTATGTCTGAACCTGATAACGCTGAAGCTACCAAGTGTATTCAGGAACTCCTTGATGCAATGGATAGTTACTTCCCCGATCCTGTGCGGGATGACGCAAAGCCCTTCTTAATGCCGATCGAGGACGTCTTTACCATCTCTGGTCGTGGTACAGTAGTAACCGGTAAGGTTGAGCGGGGTATTCTCAAGCTCAACGAAGAAGTTGAAATCGTAGGTATTAAGCCGACCCGGAAAACTGTTGTGACCGGAATTGAAATGTTCAACAAACTCCTCGATGAAGGTGTGGCTGGTGATAATATTGGTGCTCTGCTTCGTGGTGTTGAAAAGAAGGATGTTGAACGCGGACAAGTTCTTGCAAAGCCTGGTACAATTACTCCTCACAGCAAATTTAAGGGACAGATCTATTGTCTTTCTAAGGAAGAAGGTGGTCGTCACAGTCCCTTCTTCTCTGGTTATCGGCCTCAGTTCTATTTCCGGACTACCGATATTACCGGTACCGTTAAGCTTCCTGAAGGGAAGGAAATGGTTATGCCCGGTGATAACACCGAAATCTTTGGTGAGTTGATTCATCCTATCGCTATGGAAAAGGGACTCCGCTTTGCTATTCGCGAAGGTGGTCGTACCGTAGCTTCCGGTCAGGTTATCGATATCATTGAATAA
- the rpsS gene encoding 30S ribosomal protein S19 has translation MSRSVKKGPFIEKSLYKKVIEMGKSGERKMIKTYSRCSTIIPEMVGNTISVYNGKSWVPVYVTENLVGHKLGEFAPTRIFRGHAGSDKKAAKK, from the coding sequence GTGTCAAGATCAGTAAAGAAGGGGCCCTTCATTGAGAAGAGCCTGTACAAGAAAGTAATTGAAATGGGAAAAAGTGGTGAACGGAAGATGATTAAAACATATTCTCGTTGTTCCACCATTATCCCTGAAATGGTTGGTAATACGATTTCCGTATATAACGGAAAAAGCTGGGTTCCGGTTTATGTGACAGAGAACCTGGTCGGTCACAAGCTTGGTGAATTCGCACCCACCCGAATCTTCCGGGGGCATGCGGGTTCAGACAAGAAGGCCGCTAAGAAGTAG
- the rplC gene encoding 50S ribosomal protein L3: protein MLGLMAKKVGMTQVFDNDGNLTPVTVLKVDPNIVIAQKTEDKYGYKAVILGIDDMKKSRVNKPYAGQFPEGINPKKKIREFRDFEKECAVGDSLGAELFEGCRYVDVTGISKGKGFQGVIKRWGFGGGRNTHGSKFHREPGSTGQCTSPGHSFKNVKMPGRMGRERVTVLNLKVVKVDVENQLIMVRGAVPGVNKGTVVVRAAVKK from the coding sequence ATGTTGGGTCTAATGGCCAAGAAAGTGGGCATGACACAGGTCTTCGATAATGATGGGAACCTTACTCCGGTAACTGTTCTCAAAGTTGATCCGAACATTGTTATCGCCCAAAAGACCGAGGATAAATATGGTTATAAAGCTGTAATCCTCGGAATTGATGACATGAAGAAGAGTAGGGTGAATAAGCCCTACGCAGGTCAGTTTCCCGAAGGAATTAATCCGAAAAAGAAAATTCGTGAATTTCGGGATTTTGAAAAGGAGTGCGCGGTAGGCGACAGCCTCGGGGCAGAGCTTTTTGAAGGCTGTCGGTATGTTGATGTAACCGGCATTTCTAAAGGTAAGGGGTTTCAGGGTGTTATAAAGCGCTGGGGTTTCGGAGGCGGTAGGAATACTCATGGTTCAAAATTCCATCGAGAACCCGGTTCTACAGGACAGTGTACTTCTCCTGGACATTCCTTTAAGAACGTAAAGATGCCTGGCCGGATGGGTAGGGAACGGGTAACTGTTCTCAACCTTAAGGTTGTTAAGGTTGACGTTGAAAATCAGCTGATTATGGTTCGCGGCGCTGTTCCTGGTGTAAATAAGGGGACGGTGGTTGTTCGGGCTGCGGTTAAGAAGTAA